ATAGGACAGCATGCATGTACTCCGGCACGAAACCagttataatattaaaacatggcaaaaacaGAAGTGGTGAGATTCCTTTTACTCCCCTCACAGGACAGCCCTCATGTGAGGCCTTTATTGCATCATCCTCCCATTGTTGTTGCTGCCTTGTTGCAGGGGAATCTTCTTTACAAGGGTAAATGTTCACAAAGCCATTTCCTTTTGCTGTACGCTCACCAGGGTGAAGGCACCAGTCACATCCATACTTGCCATTAAACTGTATGCTGTCTTTTAGTATTGGTCTGGCAATAGCATCACAAGCACTTACAACTGCAAAAACTCTGCTAGTGCGAATGTCATCACCATCAGTCCATTGTAGTCCGATGTCTTTTAAAGCTCCCATCTCTTCAACAAATGGTTTTAAAAAGGTCTGAATGACTGGCTTTGACTTGCCGAACCAAAGTGAGGACAATAGGACATGTTCTTTTCTCACAGCTGGTGGCAGCTCATTAATAGTTACTTGTATTGGCCAGAGAGAACATTGAGATGATTCAAAAACCGGAATTCCGTCACAATTCCATAGTAATGTCAAATCCCACTGGCCAATTGTGTTGTTCTGAATATGATCTCTCATGATGTCACCATCAAAAATATCACGAATTGTGTCGTCCCATACCCATTCAGCTTTGTTAATGAGATGTTGCGAGTTGTTTTTTAGACTTTCCAGGACATCTTTAAGTGAGGAAGACAAAGGCAAATAGATCATGAAGGACCCATTTTTAAGGTTAGATGCAATGCTGAATGCCAGATCACAGTGAGGACATTTGGTGAGATTTGTCTCTTCCTTACAAATGTATCCTTTGCAGGACTCACAGTAAAAGtgaatttcaaattggtttgtAATGGATATAAAGTACttataaaataagtattttgtTGCTGGCAGGATGCTTGGAAATAAGATGTGCAGTAGTGACAGGAAGTCTTTCAAACCCTCTCCGCTTATTTTGTGACGCAGGACAAATGTAAGAATCATCAAAATAGTCTCAGCCTTGGTGACATCACTTCCTGGATATATAGGCTCATCTCCATCGTCCAAGTTTAACGGATCCTTGAAAAAAGACAgtaacaaacaattaaaaagtttaaatgtgtatgtgcacattttttatattgtgtGACCCTCTTTAAGACTTTTCCTTTCACTACTTAATAATGACTAATAGTTAACACCTTGTCCCACGCATACAATATATTATGTTCAAACAGAAACACACCATAGGGGCAGTCTCAGGATGTACATCTTTGTTCCACTCAGCATTCTCGAGGTTAATGAGGTCctacaacaacataaacattgcattttTCTTGTTAGCATCTTTAGTTGCTATAGAGTTTCATTTATGTGCTGTGCCCATCTGTAATGCAAATTTGAGGTGTGCATCAAATTCATGGCTTAAGTCAACATAACAATCATTTTGCGTCACAACAGGCAATTTATGTAAAAACAGTTAATGACAAAAACATTATGATTTTACAAATTGCTATAACaaactttaaacaataaatTTTTCTTACTTAATATTATGCTGTGCCAAGTGCACAAATTAGATCACCACCTACCCACTCCCATTTTattccaaacctgtatgacttGTACTCCCAGAGACCACAAAATAACCCATTTTAAAGAGTTTCCAAGCAAGTAGTTTCAATTCACATTGGTAAATATGACATGTTCATTATTCTGTCATATAGCAATGTTGTTTGATGTCATGCCACACATGATGCAAGAGAGAAAATGTTGAGATAAATGCTTTTAACTTAGCTGTAGTGTAAGTGATATTGGaccataataaatattaaatatttgcaaCTTGATAGGCTAATAacttaaaacaaataataataataataatgcaaaagAAAGCATCAGTATTCttaaaatttaagaaaatttaAGATTTCTTGTAAACCAGTGTGTAAtctttttgcataaaaaaataatgcaggTACGGAACAATATGAGAGTAAATAAAAGATTACGTTAGTGTGAACAATTCATTCTACACACCTCAGATTCCTCATCTGAACTGTTACTTTGCTCAGGGTCCAATAAAATGTTGCTTTCCTGTAATATTACACatgcaaaacaaacacaaaagatAAAGTAAGACACAGCAGAAAGGTGAAGTGTGCCATGGCTATGTCATtagacaaaacaaaacaaaaatttgtAAGACAGATTGTATGCCTTTGTTCAAACAAGAACACTAATGCAAACGTTGTTGTGTGGCTGGCCCTAGCCAGTGTAATACACATCATATTTTTGCATACCTCTGGTTCAGCTTCCGGATAGTCATCCACATCATCAATCACCTCTGTGTCTGAGTATTGCTATAGACCACATTAATGTTATTGCATGGCTAAGactttttatttaacaaaacaatactGTGAAACTAAATCAAACATTTAATACTGACCTCACATAGTGTTTCTGTACATTCCAGAATATCTTCTACATCTGACTCATTTGCTGGTTCCTAAGAAATATTGTAAGAGAAAGGTATCGTTCTGTAACCTTAATCATTTATGTCAGAtcaaacatttacaaaaatgtttaaatagatGAACACATTAATGTATGGCGAATTAGTAGGGGTGTGACGACACACTTAATACATGAGACGAGACAcaagattgggttcacgagaacgatACAAGACGagatttttacatgtttttaagaaatcctcaatgataaattaaaaattattttcctaattgataatgaagtaatttgatattttttggcaATAACCTTTAAAATTAAAGAATGCATAATAATGacgatgcaataataattggttcaaaacAAAGCATTAAAACAAGTAAACACATTACAGTTATATAGCCTTGTATAAAAACCAGCattatgtattataacaaatgccggCAGGGTGTGCCAaccatagacattatatacgtaGACACCTCATGACGTGCTGGAGCACATCAAGTGTCGGCGCCATATTGGATGGGTCTCCTCCCTGTACGCTAGCACCAGAGTCAATGTGAGTTAATGGAAAGAAAGCCATACTATGGCTGTATTTTGTGCAGCTTACGGTTGCAATAACCGGCGCAGTATTGATTCCAGATCACATGGGATTACATTTCACAAGTAAGATTGAACAATCATTTTGGTTATTTAAcgttattatttataatattatgtcaaTGTTCAGCAGGAACTGGTACTCTCTCTCATGATCTATCGCTGTTTTTTCTTCACATTTGAAGGTTTCCCAGTGATA
The Paramisgurnus dabryanus chromosome 1, PD_genome_1.1, whole genome shotgun sequence genome window above contains:
- the LOC135720589 gene encoding uncharacterized protein, whose amino-acid sequence is MAQRGPYKKFLVDVETEIPQSTKRRRLQEPANESDVEDILECTETLCEQYSDTEVIDDVDDYPEAEPEESNILLDPEQSNSSDEESEDLINLENAEWNKDVHPETAPMDPLNLDDGDEPIYPGSDVTKAETILMILTFVLRHKISGEGLKDFLSLLHILFPSILPATKYLFYKYFISITNQFEIHFYCESCKGYICKEETNLTKCPHCDLAFSIASNLKNGSFMIYLPLSSSLKDVLESLKNNSQHLINKAEWVWDDTIRDIFDGDIMRDHIQNNTIGQWDLTLLWNCDGIPVFESSQCSLWPIQVTINELPPAVRKEHVLLSSLWFGKSKPVIQTFLKPFVEEMGALKDIGLQWTDGDDIRTSRVFAVVSACDAIARPILKDSIQFNGKYGCDWCLHPGERTAKGNGFVNIYPCKEDSPATRQQQQWEDDAIKASHEGCPVRGVKGISPLLFLPCFNIITGFVPEYMHAVLLGVVRQFMTLWLQHYMVENTSALMFIS